A window of Synechococcus sp. MEDNS5 contains these coding sequences:
- a CDS encoding S1 RNA-binding domain-containing protein, with amino-acid sequence MAGTERQNSPSEPRKATTPSAQPPKKPLQVMHISKREEQDRLRRDAEEARAAANAAAARAEQLEQAALEAGTSLAPPPQLAAPAAPRSAEPEVRRSTDDDDFGGMTMADLMGGSDSRRKPAEMPQAPGGLQRSVDDFDFDEDAFLAALDENEPVGTTGDVVTGTVIGMESDGVYVDIGGKAPGFMPKSECGLGVITNLKERFPKGLEIEVLVTREQNADGMVTISCRALALRKSWDKVKQLEKEGKVVQVKVSGFNRGGVTCDLEGLRGFIPRSQLQEGENHEALVGKSLGVAFLEVNSETRKLVLSEKKAATAARFAELEVGQLVEGHVAAVKPYGLFIDLGGISGLLHQSMITGGSLRSLREVFDQGDTVKALITELDPGRGRIALNTAMLEGQPGELLINRDTVMAEAADRANRARNVLRQQEQSAG; translated from the coding sequence ATGGCCGGCACAGAACGTCAGAATTCACCCTCAGAACCCCGCAAGGCAACGACTCCCTCGGCGCAGCCGCCGAAAAAGCCCTTGCAGGTCATGCATATCAGCAAGCGAGAGGAGCAGGACCGTCTGCGCCGTGATGCCGAAGAAGCAAGAGCCGCGGCGAATGCTGCAGCAGCGAGAGCTGAACAACTCGAACAGGCGGCCCTCGAGGCCGGCACATCCCTTGCACCCCCGCCCCAGTTAGCCGCGCCAGCAGCTCCCCGCTCAGCAGAGCCGGAGGTGCGCCGTTCAACCGATGATGACGATTTCGGCGGGATGACCATGGCCGATCTCATGGGTGGATCGGATTCGCGTCGGAAGCCTGCAGAGATGCCGCAGGCCCCTGGGGGACTGCAGCGAAGTGTGGATGATTTCGATTTTGACGAGGATGCCTTCCTGGCTGCCCTTGACGAGAACGAGCCCGTCGGCACCACGGGCGATGTGGTTACAGGAACGGTGATCGGGATGGAAAGCGATGGTGTTTACGTCGACATCGGCGGCAAAGCACCTGGCTTCATGCCCAAAAGTGAATGCGGCCTTGGCGTGATCACGAACCTCAAGGAGCGTTTCCCGAAAGGCTTAGAGATCGAAGTCCTGGTGACACGAGAACAGAATGCCGATGGCATGGTCACCATCAGCTGCAGAGCCCTGGCACTGCGTAAGAGCTGGGACAAGGTGAAGCAGCTTGAGAAGGAGGGCAAAGTAGTGCAGGTGAAGGTGAGTGGTTTCAACCGCGGGGGCGTCACCTGTGATCTGGAGGGCCTACGTGGCTTCATTCCCCGATCTCAGCTTCAAGAGGGCGAGAACCACGAAGCTCTCGTTGGCAAGTCCTTGGGTGTCGCCTTCCTCGAGGTCAATTCCGAAACCCGAAAGCTTGTGCTTTCGGAGAAAAAAGCCGCAACGGCAGCCCGTTTCGCCGAACTGGAAGTCGGCCAGCTGGTGGAGGGCCATGTGGCTGCTGTCAAGCCCTACGGACTGTTCATCGATCTCGGAGGCATCAGCGGACTCCTCCACCAGTCGATGATCACCGGCGGCAGCCTGCGATCACTCCGAGAGGTCTTCGACCAAGGCGACACCGTCAAAGCGCTCATCACCGAGCTCGACCCCGGACGGGGACGGATCGCCCTCAACACCGCCATGCTCGAAGGACAGCCCGGAGAGCTCTTGATCAATCGCGACACCGTGATGGCCGAAGCTGCCGATCGTGCCAACAGGGCTCGTAACGTCCTCAGGCAGCAGGAACAGTCAGCTGGATGA